One Jeotgalibaca porci genomic region harbors:
- the tnpA gene encoding IS200/IS605 family transposase, with the protein MRDEERFTYGRTSVYNLNYHIIWRTKYRNQVINPAISARLKDILYDIAAEYGFTISHLEMGLDDHIHLMVSAPPKLSVTNIVRWLKGTSARLLLLEFPELEKPYWKKEDRHLWAPSYFVESIGTTNEHAIAKYIDDQRRKEGQPDGIERHQN; encoded by the coding sequence ATGAGAGATGAAGAACGATTCACCTACGGCAGAACCTCTGTCTACAACCTAAACTACCACATCATCTGGCGGACCAAGTACCGCAACCAGGTCATCAACCCGGCCATCAGCGCCCGCCTGAAGGACATCCTTTATGACATTGCGGCTGAGTACGGCTTCACCATCTCCCACCTGGAGATGGGGTTGGACGACCACATCCACCTGATGGTGAGTGCCCCGCCCAAGCTGTCCGTAACCAATATCGTCCGCTGGCTAAAAGGAACCAGTGCCCGGTTACTCTTACTCGAGTTCCCAGAACTGGAAAAGCCTTACTGGAAGAAAGAGGACCGCCACCTGTGGGCGCCCAGTTATTTTGTAGAGAGCATCGGTACGACCAATGAGCACGCCATCGCCAAGTACATCGATGACCAACGCAGAAAGGAGGGGCAACCCGATGGTATTGAAAGGCATCAAAATTAA
- a CDS encoding PTS system mannose/fructose/sorbose family transporter subunit IID: MHGRVVPTETVTTLQGTLDALLPGIAPLGLTLLCVWLLRKKVSPITIIFGLFIVGTLGYVLGILG; this comes from the coding sequence ATTCATGGCCGAGTAGTTCCCACTGAAACAGTAACAACGTTACAAGGCACATTAGATGCACTGCTACCAGGTATTGCACCATTAGGCTTAACATTGCTATGCGTGTGGTTACTTCGCAAAAAAGTTAGCCCAATCACAATTATCTTCGGCCTATTCATCGTAGGTACACTAGGATATGTATTAGGTATTTTAGGATAA
- a CDS encoding RluA family pseudouridine synthase has protein sequence MKIPILYEDNHLLMVEKPVNIPVQGDASGDVDFFTMLKDDIKHRYQKPGNVYLGLLHRLDRPVGGAMVFAKTSKSASRMSDMMRRQTITRTYFAVVHGTPKEPAGILTHYLYKDRQKNQVYSVKANHPEAKKAILDYETLMTAKNFSLLKVHLHTGRSHQIRVQLATNGTPLFGDQKYGSKLNKPGQQISLWATKLHFNHPVKKEPLTVHSLPPNQHPWNLFTDTIKGEHNDQK, from the coding sequence TTGAAAATTCCAATATTGTATGAAGATAACCATCTGCTTATGGTTGAAAAGCCTGTGAACATACCGGTTCAAGGCGACGCCAGTGGAGATGTCGACTTCTTTACAATGCTGAAAGATGATATTAAACACCGTTATCAAAAACCCGGGAATGTCTACCTGGGCCTACTACATCGCCTGGATCGTCCGGTCGGTGGGGCTATGGTCTTCGCAAAAACGTCGAAATCCGCTTCTCGGATGTCCGACATGATGCGCCGTCAGACCATCACACGCACGTATTTCGCCGTGGTTCATGGCACCCCCAAAGAACCAGCCGGTATCCTCACGCACTACCTGTACAAAGACCGTCAAAAAAACCAAGTCTACAGCGTGAAAGCCAACCATCCCGAGGCTAAGAAAGCTATCCTCGATTACGAAACGCTGATGACGGCTAAAAACTTTTCTCTATTGAAAGTCCATTTACACACCGGCCGCTCGCACCAAATCCGCGTCCAGCTGGCAACAAATGGCACACCGCTTTTCGGCGATCAGAAATACGGTTCGAAGTTAAATAAACCCGGTCAACAGATTTCACTGTGGGCGACCAAGTTACATTTCAACCATCCTGTGAAAAAAGAGCCCTTAACTGTCCACTCACTGCCGCCGAATCAGCATCCGTGGAATTTATTTACGGATACAATAAAAGGAGAACATAATGACCAAAAATAA
- a CDS encoding transposase, translated as MMVGKYLDPEYKDYLCRLVVEDKRKVTELARELNISHSTLQKWVGMYKKNQSVFKPQPQNPSPKAGFKTVSDFEKEIRERDKQIAKLEEQNAILKKAMHVFTQSPD; from the coding sequence ATGATGGTTGGTAAATATCTCGATCCAGAATATAAAGATTATCTTTGTCGTCTAGTCGTTGAAGACAAGCGAAAAGTCACCGAACTTGCCCGAGAATTGAACATCTCTCACTCCACACTTCAGAAATGGGTTGGTATGTATAAGAAAAACCAATCCGTTTTTAAGCCTCAGCCTCAGAATCCATCGCCAAAGGCGGGATTTAAAACTGTGAGCGACTTTGAAAAAGAAATACGGGAACGAGATAAGCAAATTGCCAAACTAGAAGAACAGAATGCCATCCTAAAAAAAGCGATGCATGTCTTCACGCAAAGTCCGGATTAA
- a CDS encoding nuclease-related domain-containing protein → MLVKSSEQIEALAVMKSLDGRMAFGEKDERYFRNWLSGALGEQIVEDGAACLDGCVARIHDLVIVEDRTCQIDALWIGSQTVYLLEVKHWDGVFTVDAQGFQVIVHDPLSQLERTKRMVERVLKRMGVGLMVEARLVFTNPNMTLYGLSEEMPIVMPSQIERYFQKIRVAESPISEWQIRLGKKLAALHASRNPHQNLMAYSRESVRAGILCGVCRVPMSVRCRWKLACPKCGMVEKKADGFYRTQKELEILFPEIARKPVELRRWMGDMISEKTIYRLTRT, encoded by the coding sequence ATGTTGGTAAAAAGCAGTGAGCAAATTGAAGCGTTGGCAGTGATGAAAAGCTTGGATGGGCGTATGGCGTTTGGCGAGAAGGATGAGCGGTACTTCCGAAATTGGTTGAGTGGTGCTTTGGGTGAACAGATAGTGGAAGATGGCGCGGCGTGTTTGGATGGGTGTGTGGCGCGGATTCATGATTTGGTGATCGTCGAGGACCGGACATGCCAAATTGATGCGTTGTGGATTGGGAGCCAGACGGTTTATTTGCTGGAAGTGAAGCATTGGGATGGGGTGTTTACGGTGGATGCACAAGGCTTTCAGGTTATTGTGCATGACCCTCTTTCTCAATTGGAGCGAACCAAGCGGATGGTGGAGCGTGTTTTAAAACGCATGGGTGTGGGCTTGATGGTTGAGGCACGGTTGGTATTTACCAATCCGAATATGACGCTGTATGGGCTGAGCGAGGAAATGCCGATTGTCATGCCGTCGCAAATTGAGCGGTATTTTCAAAAAATCCGAGTTGCGGAAAGTCCGATATCCGAGTGGCAAATTCGACTCGGAAAAAAGTTGGCTGCGTTACACGCAAGTCGTAATCCGCACCAGAATCTGATGGCTTACAGTCGCGAATCCGTGCGCGCGGGAATTTTGTGTGGCGTGTGTCGGGTTCCGATGAGTGTGCGGTGTCGGTGGAAGTTGGCGTGCCCGAAATGCGGGATGGTCGAGAAGAAAGCTGATGGCTTTTACCGGACACAAAAAGAGCTGGAGATTCTTTTTCCCGAAATTGCGCGGAAACCGGTGGAATTGCGACGGTGGATGGGAGATATGATTTCGGAAAAAACTATTTATAGACTAACTCGGACATGA
- a CDS encoding glycoside hydrolase family 13 protein, giving the protein MSWWKNSVVYQIYPQSYQDSNHDGMGDLAGIISRLDYLEKLGVDVIWLSPVYQSPLDDNGYDISDYQAINPIYGTMDDMDRLIAEAKKRNIGIVMDLVVNHTSDEHEWFLEAKKDKENPYRDYYIWRDPVDGGPPNDMTSVFSGPAWEFDEASGQYFLHLFSKRQPDLNWENEEMRHKIYDMMNFWLDKGIAGFRMDVIDNIGKVPDEKIVVNGPRLHDYLQEMNKHTFGNYDVMTVGETWSATPENAVLFSHPDRNELAMVFQFEHIGLDEKPGTSKWDLQPLSIVALKKTLTKWQTEIDAASWNSLFWNNHDTPRIVSRWGNDTEFRIESAKMFAILLHMMKGTPYIYQGEEIGMTNRIITDISEARDIETINLFNERLEKGYAAEAIFTSLNAKSRDNARTPMQWDASENAGFTNGEPWIPANPNYPEINVAEALAEQDSIFYAYQKLIALRKENPLMVYGTFTLLLPEHPTVFAYERAYEGETWLIVGNMSADETTLELSQIATKTVISNYDKEYGQLEGIILAPYETFAVKVAH; this is encoded by the coding sequence ATGAGCTGGTGGAAAAATAGTGTGGTATATCAAATTTATCCGCAGAGTTACCAAGATTCCAATCATGACGGAATGGGTGATTTGGCAGGAATTATTTCACGACTGGATTACTTGGAAAAATTAGGGGTGGATGTCATTTGGCTGAGTCCGGTGTATCAATCGCCACTTGACGATAATGGTTATGATATTAGTGATTACCAAGCGATTAACCCGATATACGGTACGATGGACGACATGGACCGTTTGATTGCGGAAGCGAAAAAGCGAAACATCGGCATCGTTATGGACTTGGTTGTGAATCATACTTCCGACGAGCACGAGTGGTTTTTGGAAGCCAAAAAAGACAAAGAAAATCCGTATCGTGATTACTATATTTGGCGTGACCCGGTTGACGGTGGCCCGCCGAACGATATGACTTCTGTGTTCAGTGGCCCTGCTTGGGAGTTTGACGAAGCAAGCGGGCAGTATTTCTTACATTTATTCAGTAAACGCCAACCCGATTTGAATTGGGAAAATGAAGAAATGCGCCACAAAATTTATGACATGATGAACTTCTGGCTCGACAAAGGTATTGCCGGATTCCGGATGGACGTGATTGACAATATCGGGAAAGTACCGGACGAAAAAATTGTTGTGAATGGACCGAGATTGCACGACTATTTACAGGAAATGAATAAACATACATTTGGTAACTATGACGTGATGACAGTCGGTGAAACGTGGAGCGCAACGCCCGAAAATGCGGTGCTCTTCTCTCACCCGGATCGCAACGAATTAGCGATGGTTTTCCAATTTGAGCATATCGGACTCGACGAAAAACCAGGAACTTCAAAATGGGACCTACAGCCGCTGAGTATCGTGGCTTTGAAAAAAACCTTGACCAAATGGCAAACGGAAATCGATGCGGCCAGCTGGAACAGCCTGTTCTGGAATAATCATGACACGCCGCGTATTGTCTCACGTTGGGGTAATGATACAGAATTTCGCATTGAGAGCGCCAAAATGTTTGCGATTCTTTTACATATGATGAAGGGAACACCCTATATTTACCAAGGTGAAGAAATAGGAATGACGAATCGCATCATTACCGATATTTCCGAAGCACGGGATATCGAAACGATTAATCTGTTTAATGAACGTTTGGAAAAAGGGTATGCCGCGGAGGCTATTTTCACATCGCTAAATGCAAAGAGCCGCGACAATGCGCGGACGCCGATGCAATGGGACGCAAGTGAAAACGCCGGATTTACGAATGGCGAGCCTTGGATTCCTGCTAATCCGAACTACCCGGAAATAAATGTAGCCGAAGCGTTGGCAGAGCAAGATTCCATTTTCTACGCCTATCAAAAACTAATCGCATTGCGAAAAGAAAATCCGTTGATGGTTTATGGAACATTCACGCTACTTCTGCCGGAGCATCCGACAGTTTTTGCATATGAAAGAGCATACGAAGGCGAAACGTGGCTGATTGTTGGGAACATGAGCGCGGATGAGACTACGTTGGAATTAAGTCAAATCGCAACAAAAACAGTGATTTCCAATTATGATAAAGAATATGGACAGTTGGAAGGAATAATCTTGGCGCCTTATGAAACTTTTGCGGTCAAGGTTGCGCATTAG
- the uvsE gene encoding UV DNA damage repair endonuclease UvsE: MSIGYACLNIGTPGTNQRSVTMKFATPEKLTEVTAHNLAALDRMIDYNIENNIKLFRISSDLIPFGSSPVNSLDWRSIHAHEFSQLATKIKASGMRISMHPGQYTVLNSPSEDVVERAIEDLIYHDKVLTALEADRTNKIILHVGGVYGDKEVAMARFAHNFERLPQSVKNRLIIENDERSYTIEEVLTLAHKLRIPAVFDNLHHAINLPKTTKTEAEWISEVAKTWLPEDGKQKIHYSQQDPTKQPGAHTQTIKLETFLAFFHQLPDPTISIMLEVKDKNLSAVKCINALRDEPHIKHLEKEWGKYKYAILEKSPAIYQEIRTLLKDKSGYPVREFYYLIETALADTTLNPGYITNTAAHVWGYFKEQAMPAERRQYERNLAKDSPAALKRHLLKLATKYEVDYLLQSLYLYL, from the coding sequence ATGTCTATCGGCTATGCCTGTCTCAATATCGGAACACCCGGGACAAATCAACGCAGCGTTACAATGAAATTTGCCACACCTGAAAAACTGACTGAGGTGACTGCTCACAATTTAGCTGCACTCGACCGCATGATTGATTATAATATCGAAAATAATATCAAGCTTTTTAGAATCAGCTCCGACTTGATTCCTTTTGGATCGAGTCCGGTCAATAGTCTCGATTGGCGCTCCATCCATGCACACGAATTCAGTCAACTCGCAACAAAAATAAAAGCATCCGGCATGCGCATTTCGATGCATCCCGGACAATATACCGTTTTAAATTCGCCGAGTGAAGACGTGGTAGAGCGGGCAATCGAGGATTTAATTTACCATGATAAAGTTCTGACGGCGCTCGAAGCGGACCGAACGAACAAGATTATTTTACATGTCGGCGGTGTTTATGGTGATAAAGAAGTTGCAATGGCGCGCTTTGCTCACAATTTTGAACGTCTGCCGCAATCAGTCAAAAATCGCCTCATTATTGAAAATGATGAGCGGTCCTATACGATTGAAGAGGTCTTGACACTCGCTCACAAACTCCGTATTCCCGCTGTTTTTGACAATCTTCACCACGCAATTAACTTGCCGAAGACTACTAAAACAGAAGCGGAATGGATTTCAGAAGTTGCGAAAACGTGGCTGCCGGAAGACGGGAAACAAAAAATCCACTACTCGCAACAAGACCCGACGAAACAACCCGGTGCTCATACGCAAACCATTAAACTGGAAACTTTTCTCGCATTCTTTCACCAGTTGCCGGATCCAACTATTTCAATCATGTTGGAAGTGAAAGATAAAAATCTTTCAGCCGTCAAATGCATCAACGCCTTGCGCGACGAACCGCATATCAAGCATTTAGAAAAAGAATGGGGTAAATATAAATACGCCATTTTAGAAAAATCACCGGCCATCTATCAAGAAATTCGCACCCTATTAAAAGACAAATCGGGTTATCCGGTTCGTGAATTTTACTATTTGATTGAAACAGCATTAGCGGACACCACACTAAATCCTGGCTATATCACCAATACAGCAGCACATGTCTGGGGCTATTTTAAAGAACAAGCGATGCCGGCTGAGCGTAGACAGTACGAGCGAAATTTGGCTAAAGATTCTCCAGCAGCCCTCAAGCGTCATTTACTCAAACTTGCAACAAAATATGAAGTGGATTACTTACTTCAGTCACTTTATTTATATCTCTAG
- a CDS encoding RNA-guided endonuclease TnpB family protein, translating to MVLKGIKIKLYPTEKQKIFIDRNLALNRFVWNQLLAMQGARHENGGRYVGKYAMHNLMKPLKWEFPFLKEADSTSLEYTSDDLDAAFLRFFNKQNGYPRFKSRKRPKSTYTTKCINNSITVVDNHYIQMPKLKLVKCHGAHRITGRIMRATIRKEPDGSYTATILVEEAVPILPKTGAIVGLDMGITHLVIQSDGYKLKNKQFERALAKQKRIWQRKFARRRERALREIAAAKANGVELQLTDFKNLQKAKQQVARINKRIKNQRLNYLHHYTTQLVKEHDIIVMEDLKTKNLMKNHHLARSIADASWGIIKNLLTYKCAWHKKELILVKPHYTSQTCSHCGMNTGKKPLHIRMFNCPHCHTVGIDRDINAAVNIRNKAFA from the coding sequence ATGGTATTGAAAGGCATCAAAATTAAGCTCTACCCGACCGAAAAGCAGAAAATCTTCATCGACCGCAATCTGGCGCTGAACCGCTTCGTGTGGAACCAGCTGCTGGCGATGCAGGGCGCACGTCACGAGAACGGTGGTAGGTACGTGGGCAAGTACGCCATGCACAACCTGATGAAACCACTCAAGTGGGAATTTCCATTCCTGAAGGAGGCGGACAGCACTAGCCTGGAGTACACCTCCGACGATTTGGACGCTGCGTTCCTGCGTTTCTTTAACAAGCAGAACGGCTATCCCCGCTTCAAGTCGCGGAAGCGTCCGAAGAGCACCTACACCACCAAATGCATCAACAACAGCATCACTGTGGTGGACAACCATTACATCCAGATGCCCAAATTGAAGTTAGTGAAGTGCCATGGCGCCCACCGCATCACCGGGCGCATTATGCGTGCCACCATCCGCAAGGAACCGGACGGTTCCTATACGGCGACTATCCTGGTGGAGGAAGCCGTTCCGATATTGCCGAAAACGGGCGCCATCGTGGGGCTGGACATGGGGATTACCCACTTGGTCATCCAGTCGGACGGATACAAGTTGAAAAACAAGCAGTTTGAGCGGGCATTGGCGAAACAGAAACGCATCTGGCAGCGCAAGTTCGCCCGCCGGCGTGAGCGTGCCCTGCGGGAAATCGCAGCCGCCAAAGCAAACGGCGTCGAACTCCAACTGACTGACTTCAAGAACCTGCAGAAAGCCAAGCAGCAGGTCGCCCGCATCAACAAACGCATCAAGAACCAACGCCTGAACTACCTGCATCACTACACAACCCAACTGGTGAAAGAGCATGACATCATCGTCATGGAGGATTTGAAAACCAAAAATCTAATGAAGAACCACCATTTGGCGCGTTCCATCGCGGATGCCTCCTGGGGCATCATCAAGAACCTATTGACCTACAAGTGCGCGTGGCACAAAAAAGAGCTCATCCTCGTTAAACCGCACTACACAAGTCAAACGTGTTCGCATTGCGGCATGAACACCGGTAAGAAACCGCTGCACATCCGTATGTTCAATTGCCCGCATTGCCATACCGTCGGTATCGACCGGGATATCAACGCGGCCGTGAACATCCGCAACAAAGCGTTCGCCTAA
- a CDS encoding MFS transporter gives MTKNKKHFLIAVIACALASSSVGLNINLNGLYIQPVSQAIGVSTGAFSLHSTFISIGIAMGSISVPVFLKKMDYRLLVLIASVVAAVMTLLMSFSTQVWMFSILGFTRGFASAFFGFVGLQFLINNWFISKHGLVTSLVFSFGGVAGAILSPIVSSLMESRGWQAGYWIQAVLYLVFALPALLIPYKASPQEEGLEPYQDGEQIKTVQEGDFKSAVKPFSYKTPTFALVILVSIFATALTGMVQHLPGVATDFSFTATTGAMMISTAMIANILFKLLIGVLNDSKGAVFANMVMLVAVAAGFVLMLFGANQVLMLSGSFLFGAIYGLTAVGVALFIKHLYPIEHFGRVFPIVSFTQNIGAAFAISIYGFSYDLSGGYTAALIGSIAVTVLIAVLMLMANKSIK, from the coding sequence ATGACCAAAAATAAAAAGCATTTCCTGATTGCTGTTATCGCTTGTGCCCTTGCTTCCTCATCGGTGGGATTAAATATTAATTTGAACGGCCTCTATATTCAGCCTGTTTCCCAGGCGATAGGGGTCTCGACCGGAGCCTTTTCCTTGCACTCTACTTTTATCAGTATCGGAATTGCGATGGGTTCCATTTCCGTTCCCGTCTTTTTGAAAAAAATGGATTACCGTCTACTCGTTTTGATTGCCAGCGTTGTCGCTGCAGTCATGACGCTCTTAATGTCCTTTTCCACCCAAGTATGGATGTTCAGCATTCTCGGATTTACAAGAGGGTTCGCATCGGCATTCTTTGGTTTTGTCGGCCTCCAATTTTTAATCAATAACTGGTTCATTTCCAAGCATGGGCTGGTTACCAGCTTAGTGTTTAGTTTCGGTGGCGTCGCCGGAGCCATCCTTTCGCCGATTGTTTCTAGTTTGATGGAATCACGCGGTTGGCAGGCGGGGTACTGGATCCAAGCGGTACTATACCTCGTTTTCGCTTTGCCGGCATTATTAATTCCTTACAAGGCATCTCCGCAAGAAGAAGGGCTGGAGCCGTACCAAGACGGTGAGCAAATTAAAACCGTTCAAGAAGGTGACTTTAAATCCGCAGTCAAACCGTTTAGTTATAAAACGCCTACTTTTGCATTGGTTATTTTAGTGAGTATTTTTGCCACTGCCCTGACAGGGATGGTCCAACATCTACCCGGAGTTGCGACTGATTTTTCGTTCACAGCGACGACCGGAGCAATGATGATCTCCACTGCAATGATTGCAAATATTTTATTTAAATTATTAATCGGGGTGTTAAATGACAGCAAAGGTGCTGTCTTCGCAAACATGGTCATGCTCGTAGCCGTTGCCGCCGGATTTGTCCTGATGCTCTTTGGCGCAAACCAAGTTTTGATGCTCAGCGGAAGTTTCCTATTTGGAGCGATTTATGGTCTGACTGCAGTTGGTGTAGCGCTGTTTATTAAGCACCTTTACCCAATTGAGCATTTTGGAAGAGTGTTTCCCATCGTGAGTTTTACTCAAAACATCGGAGCAGCTTTCGCCATATCTATCTATGGTTTCAGCTATGACCTAAGCGGCGGATACACTGCTGCTCTCATCGGTTCAATTGCCGTAACAGTGCTGATTGCCGTTCTCATGCTGATGGCAAATAAAAGTATCAAATAA
- the rpoN gene encoding RNA polymerase factor sigma-54 — MKFNQQFTQKQAQKQTFIPNLVQGMEMLQLNRMELSTYLNSVLLGNPFIEMSLNEPLTISAKDVSSSDVSAVIEQTSVYEASLYEFLQEQIYLLYRDTPLRKLIFWWLEQLDPRGYVTKTLEEAQAETGASAIAVLDGLTLMQQLDPAGIGARTLQECLMLQTERVEFAPELAYVVLEEHYEDLIQNNWQKIADRYETDTEAIANVYHFVQRLSPAPAEVFEARTKAVPYIVPELMVTLEDGALSIRETKYKTPLLTLNTSYFEEMKAVDDPEVKAYVQAKKQEFDQLQASLMKRKETVLKVGTAILAYQHAYFTEDARSLKPLQLKDLAEMCQLNESTISRTVRETFVQTPKGVFELKAFLSRRMQNSEQSRDDVLSTLKALIAKENPAKPYSDQKLVELLAAETIQVSRRAIAKYRQELNIPSSKDRKIK; from the coding sequence ATGAAGTTTAATCAGCAATTTACGCAGAAGCAAGCGCAAAAACAGACGTTTATTCCGAACCTCGTACAAGGGATGGAAATGCTGCAACTTAATCGAATGGAATTATCTACTTATCTAAATAGTGTATTACTTGGCAATCCTTTTATAGAGATGTCACTAAATGAACCGTTAACGATTTCAGCGAAAGACGTGTCATCGAGTGATGTTTCAGCCGTTATCGAGCAAACCTCCGTTTATGAGGCGTCTTTGTATGAATTTTTGCAAGAACAAATTTATTTGTTGTACCGCGATACGCCGCTTCGGAAACTGATTTTTTGGTGGTTAGAGCAGTTGGATCCGCGTGGGTACGTGACAAAGACACTGGAAGAAGCACAAGCGGAAACAGGGGCTTCAGCGATTGCGGTTTTAGATGGCTTGACGTTAATGCAGCAACTGGATCCGGCCGGGATTGGTGCGCGCACCTTGCAGGAGTGTTTGATGCTCCAAACTGAGCGTGTGGAATTTGCGCCGGAGTTAGCGTATGTAGTTTTGGAAGAGCATTATGAAGATTTGATTCAGAATAATTGGCAAAAAATTGCGGACCGTTACGAGACGGATACAGAAGCGATTGCCAACGTGTATCATTTTGTGCAACGGTTGTCGCCGGCTCCCGCTGAAGTATTTGAAGCGCGGACAAAAGCTGTGCCATATATTGTGCCGGAGTTGATGGTAACCTTGGAAGACGGTGCCCTCTCGATTCGCGAGACGAAGTACAAGACACCATTGCTTACTTTGAATACAAGCTATTTTGAAGAAATGAAAGCCGTTGATGATCCAGAAGTAAAAGCCTATGTGCAAGCGAAGAAACAAGAGTTTGATCAACTGCAAGCGAGCTTGATGAAGCGGAAGGAAACAGTTCTAAAAGTTGGAACGGCCATATTAGCCTATCAACATGCCTATTTCACGGAAGACGCCCGTTCATTGAAACCTCTTCAGCTGAAAGACCTTGCGGAAATGTGCCAGTTGAATGAATCGACGATTAGTCGGACCGTTCGCGAAACATTCGTGCAGACGCCAAAAGGAGTTTTTGAGCTCAAAGCCTTCTTGTCGCGCCGGATGCAAAACAGCGAGCAATCACGCGATGATGTTCTGAGCACCTTAAAAGCTTTGATTGCAAAAGAAAATCCAGCGAAACCTTATTCAGATCAAAAACTAGTCGAACTGTTAGCTGCAGAAACAATTCAAGTCTCACGTCGCGCCATTGCGAAATATAGACAAGAATTAAATATCCCCTCCTCAAAGGATCGGAAAATTAAATAA
- a CDS encoding IS3 family transposase yields the protein MAAHRGEFSIVGMCEALGVSKSGYYNWLTTKERGLTETQQSRENLKIDITHSFHQSFGTYGAPRIKKDMEEAGYNVSEKTVGRLMAELGLYACKQKNFVITTDSDHAYPVSRNLLRQNFKVKKPNQVWVSDLTYIWTSEGWVYLSSVMDLYSRKIIGWEVTDHMRTEGPLAALEMAILFRNPGSNLIHHSDRGSQYASNKYRDKLESIKAKSSMSRCGNPYDNACMESFFATLKKEWVYRHSFRTKEEATHKINWFISSFYNSVRRHSNNEYLSPDNFEYRYQVVEKSASYPKKILYECLSHLACAL from the coding sequence ATGGCTGCCCACCGAGGTGAATTCTCAATTGTGGGGATGTGCGAAGCTTTGGGGGTATCGAAGAGCGGATATTACAATTGGCTTACCACGAAAGAGCGCGGACTGACCGAAACGCAACAGTCTCGCGAGAACCTGAAGATAGATATTACACACTCTTTCCACCAAAGTTTCGGCACCTATGGCGCTCCTCGCATTAAGAAAGATATGGAAGAAGCCGGTTATAACGTATCGGAGAAAACCGTGGGCCGTCTCATGGCGGAATTGGGATTATACGCGTGCAAGCAGAAAAACTTTGTCATCACAACAGATTCGGATCATGCCTATCCTGTATCTCGTAATCTTCTGCGCCAAAATTTTAAAGTTAAAAAACCAAACCAGGTGTGGGTATCCGATTTGACCTATATCTGGACGAGTGAGGGGTGGGTATATCTGTCCAGTGTCATGGACCTTTATTCGCGTAAAATCATAGGCTGGGAAGTGACTGATCACATGCGGACCGAAGGCCCACTGGCAGCTCTTGAAATGGCCATCTTATTCCGCAATCCTGGTAGCAATTTAATCCATCATTCGGACCGTGGAAGCCAATACGCTTCGAATAAATACCGCGACAAGTTAGAAAGTATCAAGGCAAAAAGTAGTATGAGTAGGTGCGGCAACCCCTATGACAATGCTTGTATGGAATCTTTCTTTGCGACTCTCAAGAAAGAATGGGTGTACCGGCATTCTTTCAGAACAAAAGAAGAAGCCACTCATAAAATAAACTGGTTCATTTCTTCTTTCTATAACTCAGTTCGTCGCCACTCAAACAATGAGTACCTTTCACCGGATAACTTTGAATATCGGTATCAAGTCGTCGAAAAGAGCGCTTCTTATCCTAAAAAAATTCTTTATGAATGTCTTTCGCATCTTGCCTGCGCTCTTTGA
- a CDS encoding DUF937 domain-containing protein — protein MGLFDNVGTLLDLFVDNDQAAEKETLAKRADVSKSDFGKVAAVGLPAILQALQRNSADEKGLASLEAALTKHQDVNTYSSVNQVAEQVDPEDGDKILGHVFNDKGSIIDRIARSVGMSPAAVKRVLVLLAPVVLKYLADRKNDKKLDTAGLQKETQAAAKNATKSLENDGRKKGLLGDLLGGLMGNNGGNHSAKDSDDGILDDILKKFL, from the coding sequence ATGGGATTATTTGATAATGTTGGAACGTTGTTAGATTTATTTGTCGATAATGATCAAGCTGCTGAGAAAGAAACGTTGGCAAAACGTGCTGATGTAAGTAAGAGTGACTTTGGTAAAGTTGCGGCTGTCGGTTTGCCAGCCATTTTACAAGCACTACAACGGAATTCTGCAGACGAAAAAGGCTTGGCTTCGTTGGAAGCTGCGCTGACTAAGCATCAAGATGTCAACACGTATTCTTCCGTAAACCAAGTTGCCGAGCAAGTGGATCCGGAAGATGGCGATAAGATTTTGGGGCACGTTTTTAATGATAAAGGGTCAATTATCGACCGCATCGCGCGTTCTGTGGGCATGTCCCCTGCCGCTGTAAAACGTGTGTTGGTCTTGTTGGCGCCTGTCGTATTGAAATATTTGGCAGATCGTAAAAACGATAAAAAGTTGGATACAGCGGGCTTACAAAAAGAAACACAAGCCGCTGCTAAAAATGCAACAAAGTCATTGGAAAATGACGGTCGTAAAAAAGGCTTGTTAGGCGACCTTTTAGGTGGTCTGATGGGTAATAATGGGGGAAATCATTCTGCTAAAGACAGTGATGACGGGATTCTAGATGATATCTTGAAAAAGTTTTTATAG